The DNA segment GCCGTGCGCGCGGCGTAGCAAGACCGCACACATGCCCCCCAGCGGATCCGGCCGGCGAAGCGTGCGGCGCGACCGGCCGCTGCCAGCCGCACCCTCACGATCAGGCGGCGGACATGCCCTGACCGGCGTGCAGCGGGCCACGGCCGGGCCACGGCTGAGCCATAGGCAGCCCGTATCCACCCGATAGCCGTGCCTGCCACCCCGGCGGCGTACTGCGCCCCTCCACAGCACGCCGTCCCTCGCATTCGCCGTTCCGCCCCTGGCGGGCCTGTAAGGCAAATTCCTACATGCCCGGCTTGCCGACGAGACACGACGCACCTCCAAACCCCGACTTAATTTCCGATTGGACCGAATTCACAATCCATTTCAACGGATCGCGACACACCTGCACACCGCCAGGGGCCTCGGGATCTGCTAACGGAAAAGGAATGCACCATGACCTCGGAACAACTTCTCGCTGAAATCCGCGAAGCCAACCTCACCTACCTGATGCTGGCCCAGACGCTGATCCGCCAGGACAAGGCCGAAGCCGTGTTCCGCCTGGGCATCAACGAAGACGCCGCGGACATCCTGGCCTCCCTCTCGGCGGCCCAGGTGCTCAAGCTGGCCTCCCGCAACACCCTGCTGTGCAGCTTCCGCGTGGACGACAACCTCGTCTGGAGCCTGCTCACCAACCACAACACGCCCAAGAAGGTCGGCAACGAAGCCACCAACACGCTGCACGCCAACATCCTCATGGCCAGCCGCGTGTCGGAAGTGCTCTGATCCTTCCCCCCGCAGTCCGACCTTCCCGCCCCTTCCGCCCCCGAAAGACCGCCATGACCGCAGCTGCCGCCCCCGTGAAGAGCGTCCTGAACGAATCCAAGCAGATCGAGCGCGCCGCCATGCTGATCCAGATGGGCGCCCGCATGCAGGTGCTGGAGTCGGAGACCTCCTTGTCGTACGAGCGGCTGATCCGGCTCTACAAGGAAATCGCGGGCAAGTCGCCTTCCAAGGGCCAGCTGCCGTTCTCCACCGACTGGTTCCTCACCTGGCAGGAGAACGTCCACAGCTCCCTGTTCCTGAACATCTACGAATACCTGTCCAAGGGCGTGAGCCTGGACTCCGTGGAGCTGCTCACCAAGGCCTACCGGCTCTACAGCGAGCAGGTCGCCACGGCCGAGATCGAACCCCTGCTGTCCTTCACCCGCGCATGGCGCCTCGTGAAGTTCGTGGATGCCGGTATGCTCACGCGCACCAAGTGTTCGCAGTGCGGCGGCCATTTCGTCACTGAAATGTACGAAAATCCCCGCGCCTACACCTGCGGGCTGTGCAATCCTCCGGCCCGCGCCGGCAAGAGCAAGTCGGCCGGCGCCCTGATGCTGCACTGATGCATTCCCGTGGCCCGGCGGCGCCCGCCGGCCACCCCTATGACCCGCCGCAGTGCCCTCCGTGGCGCACCCTGCGGTGCACCTTTTCCAATAGCGAGTTCCCCTTGTCCCGGCCTTGTGCCGGGATTTTTTTTGGGGCTCAGCGCATGGACAGCAGGATGCGCACGTTGTCGTCCACCGGCACCACGTAGTCGTGGGCGGCGAGCACGGCATTGCCCTCCGGCCCCACCAGCTTCAGGCTCACGAACACCGATTGCGCCGTGGCGGCATAGGTTCCCACGACCACGG comes from the Paracidovorax avenae ATCC 19860 genome and includes:
- the flhD gene encoding flagellar transcriptional regulator FlhD; this translates as MTSEQLLAEIREANLTYLMLAQTLIRQDKAEAVFRLGINEDAADILASLSAAQVLKLASRNTLLCSFRVDDNLVWSLLTNHNTPKKVGNEATNTLHANILMASRVSEVL
- the flhC gene encoding flagellar transcriptional regulator FlhC, whose amino-acid sequence is MTAAAAPVKSVLNESKQIERAAMLIQMGARMQVLESETSLSYERLIRLYKEIAGKSPSKGQLPFSTDWFLTWQENVHSSLFLNIYEYLSKGVSLDSVELLTKAYRLYSEQVATAEIEPLLSFTRAWRLVKFVDAGMLTRTKCSQCGGHFVTEMYENPRAYTCGLCNPPARAGKSKSAGALMLH